A region of Aneurinibacillus sp. REN35 DNA encodes the following proteins:
- the hslV gene encoding ATP-dependent protease subunit HslV — MEMTFHATTIFAVRHEGSGAMAGDGQVTLGNTVVMKQTAKKVRRLYHGEVVAGFAGSVADAITLFEKFEAKLEEYHGNLQRAAVELAKDWRLDKVLRKLEALMIVMNKEHMLLISGTGEIIEPDDGILAIGSGGNYALAAGRALKQHAPTLTAREIATAALTAAADICVYTNHNLVVEEINE; from the coding sequence ATGGAGATGACCTTTCACGCCACTACAATTTTTGCTGTGCGCCACGAAGGAAGCGGAGCAATGGCCGGCGACGGTCAAGTTACATTAGGCAATACCGTAGTTATGAAGCAGACAGCAAAAAAAGTACGCCGCCTCTATCATGGTGAAGTTGTAGCTGGTTTTGCCGGATCTGTTGCGGATGCGATTACGCTATTTGAGAAGTTTGAAGCAAAGCTTGAAGAATACCATGGGAACCTGCAGCGCGCCGCCGTTGAGCTGGCAAAAGACTGGCGCTTAGATAAAGTGCTTCGCAAGCTAGAGGCCCTGATGATTGTTATGAACAAAGAACATATGCTACTCATATCAGGCACTGGTGAGATTATTGAGCCAGATGACGGCATTCTAGCGATCGGTTCTGGAGGCAATTATGCGCTTGCGGCGGGCCGAGCACTTAAGCAGCATGCTCCTACCCTAACGGCGCGTGAGATTGCTACGGCTGCTCTTACAGCCGCCGCAGATATTTGTGTCTATACCAATCACAACCTGGTTGTTGAAGAAATCAATGAATGA
- the flgC gene encoding flagellar basal body rod protein FlgC, with protein sequence MALFGSFDISASALTANRLRMDVISSNISNANTTRGEYVNGQWQPYKRKMAVVEPKMGAASFDNFLQSAVSKTGGSSANGVRVTQIIEDKTPPKMVYDPSHPDANARGYVAMPNVDMLKEMIDLMSTTRAYESNVTAVNASKAMAMKALEIGK encoded by the coding sequence ATGGCATTGTTTGGTAGTTTTGATATTAGTGCGTCTGCGCTTACGGCTAATCGATTACGCATGGATGTCATTTCAAGCAATATTTCCAACGCGAACACCACGCGTGGAGAATACGTAAATGGGCAATGGCAGCCTTATAAAAGGAAGATGGCGGTAGTTGAACCGAAGATGGGTGCTGCAAGCTTTGATAACTTCCTACAATCTGCTGTAAGCAAAACGGGGGGCTCGTCTGCAAATGGGGTGCGTGTAACGCAAATTATTGAAGATAAGACACCGCCGAAGATGGTATATGACCCGTCCCATCCAGACGCAAACGCGCGTGGATATGTGGCAATGCCAAATGTAGATATGTTGAAAGAAATGATAGATTTAATGTCAACCACACGAGCATATGAATCGAATGTAACCGCCGTAAATGCTTCAAAGGCGATGGCGATGAAAGCATTAGAGATTGGTAAATAA
- the flgB gene encoding flagellar basal body rod protein FlgB encodes MFSTPTLSMFEKALDASTMRQRAISNNIANVDTPYYKSQSVSFEDELQRAVERNSTSFAAHRTNAKHIAFGAPSLSTLQPKLQVDQAAGPMQNAANNVDLDFEMSNLARNQMWYNALVQQTGGQFTKLRTIIGGK; translated from the coding sequence ATGTTTTCGACACCTACCTTGTCCATGTTTGAAAAAGCGCTTGATGCTTCGACGATGAGGCAGAGAGCGATCAGCAACAATATTGCTAATGTAGATACACCGTATTACAAATCGCAATCTGTGTCATTCGAAGATGAACTGCAAAGAGCCGTTGAAAGAAATTCGACAAGTTTCGCTGCTCATAGAACGAATGCAAAACATATAGCTTTTGGAGCACCTTCGCTGTCTACGCTTCAGCCGAAGCTGCAGGTGGATCAAGCCGCAGGGCCTATGCAAAATGCGGCAAATAATGTCGACCTTGATTTTGAGATGTCCAATCTGGCCAGAAACCAGATGTGGTACAACGCACTTGTCCAACAGACGGGAGGCCAGTTTACGAAGCTTCGGACGATTATAGGAGGGAAATAA
- the fliE gene encoding flagellar hook-basal body complex protein FliE: MIEKIGAGMLPQVSLGEDKQASPTPNEVTTAFSTYLKNAVQDVNALQKAGEAMNQGLATGQVQDLHQVMIASQKAGVALDMTMQIRNKAVEAYQEIMRMQI; the protein is encoded by the coding sequence ATGATTGAGAAAATTGGGGCAGGTATGCTGCCGCAGGTCTCCTTAGGAGAGGATAAGCAAGCATCCCCGACACCAAATGAGGTTACCACCGCTTTTTCAACGTATTTAAAAAATGCGGTACAGGATGTAAATGCTTTGCAGAAAGCAGGCGAAGCGATGAACCAGGGATTGGCCACAGGCCAAGTTCAGGACTTGCATCAGGTTATGATTGCTTCCCAAAAAGCAGGCGTGGCGCTCGATATGACGATGCAGATTCGCAATAAGGCTGTAGAAGCATATCAAGAGATTATGAGAATGCAAATCTAG
- the codY gene encoding GTP-sensing pleiotropic transcriptional regulator CodY → MDLLTKIRRINRLLQKTAGHPVNFMEMAEVMSEIIEANIFVLSRKGKILGYAIAQEVDNERIRKMLDERRFPGDYSTQLLRLDETSANLDIESPYTAFPVEMKDLFKKGLTTIVPVIGGGDRLGTLVLARVNETFTDDDLVLAEVGATVVGMEILRERAEEIEQEARSKAVVQMAIGSLSYSELEAVEHIFEELDAKEGLLVASKIADRVGITRSVIVNALRKLESAGVIESRSLGMKGTYIKILNEKLLPELEKLKTS, encoded by the coding sequence ATGGATTTACTAACAAAAATTAGACGTATTAACCGCCTGCTGCAGAAGACAGCTGGACATCCGGTGAATTTCATGGAAATGGCAGAAGTGATGAGTGAGATCATTGAAGCGAATATTTTCGTTTTAAGCCGCAAAGGAAAGATTCTTGGCTATGCTATTGCACAAGAAGTAGACAATGAGCGTATTCGTAAAATGCTTGATGAACGCCGTTTTCCTGGCGATTACAGCACGCAGCTGCTTCGCTTAGATGAAACATCCGCCAACTTGGATATCGAGAGCCCGTATACGGCGTTCCCGGTAGAGATGAAAGATTTATTCAAGAAAGGCTTAACAACAATTGTGCCGGTTATCGGTGGAGGCGACCGTCTGGGTACGCTTGTATTAGCACGTGTTAATGAGACGTTTACAGATGATGATCTTGTTCTCGCTGAAGTAGGCGCGACAGTGGTTGGAATGGAAATTCTTCGTGAGCGTGCAGAGGAGATTGAGCAGGAAGCGCGCAGTAAGGCAGTTGTACAAATGGCAATCGGCTCCCTATCCTACAGTGAGCTTGAAGCAGTCGAACATATTTTTGAAGAGTTGGATGCAAAAGAAGGACTGCTTGTTGCAAGTAAGATTGCCGACCGTGTAGGCATTACCCGTTCTGTCATCGTAAATGCATTGCGCAAACTCGAGAGTGCAGGGGTTATTGAATCCCGTTCTTTGGGCATGAAAGGAACCTACATTAAGATCTTAAATGAAAAACTTCTTCCAGAACTTGAAAAATTAAAGACCTCGTAA
- the xerC gene encoding tyrosine recombinase XerC, producing the protein MEGVEPDELLLLFKQYLQIEKNASPLTVTNYEKDILAFTAFMKQHGVAEYAAVSYVHVRSYLTDLHTHGYARRSIARKLSSLRSFYRFMVREEMVEHNPFTMAATPKLAKKLPNFLFPKEIEALLALPDTSRPVGLRDRAILEVLYASGIRVSELTGLTLRSVDVRAGTALVFGKGAKERYVPLGEHALRAYEQYIQQGRPHLGKQQKTDALFVNVRGEKLTDRSVRRIVNKYVEQASELLKVSPHTFRHTFATHLLENGADLRSVQEMLGHASISSTQVYTHVTRERMRMVYNQAHPRA; encoded by the coding sequence ATGGAAGGCGTGGAGCCTGACGAACTGCTTCTGTTGTTCAAACAATACCTGCAGATTGAGAAGAATGCTTCTCCTCTAACGGTAACGAACTACGAGAAAGACATCCTGGCTTTTACGGCATTCATGAAGCAGCATGGTGTAGCGGAGTATGCTGCTGTTTCGTATGTCCATGTCCGCAGCTATCTCACAGACCTTCATACGCATGGGTATGCGAGACGTTCCATTGCCCGTAAGCTATCAAGTCTTAGAAGCTTCTACCGATTTATGGTGCGTGAGGAGATGGTAGAGCACAATCCGTTTACAATGGCGGCAACGCCGAAATTGGCAAAGAAGCTTCCGAATTTCTTGTTTCCAAAAGAAATCGAGGCCCTTCTTGCATTGCCGGATACAAGTCGCCCAGTTGGACTCCGGGACCGCGCGATTCTAGAAGTGTTATATGCAAGCGGAATCCGGGTATCAGAACTTACAGGGCTTACGCTTCGCTCGGTGGATGTGCGGGCAGGTACTGCATTAGTATTTGGAAAAGGCGCAAAGGAGAGATATGTGCCGCTTGGAGAGCATGCCTTACGGGCATACGAACAATACATACAGCAAGGGCGTCCGCACCTTGGAAAGCAGCAAAAAACAGACGCGTTGTTTGTCAATGTCCGGGGAGAGAAGCTTACGGACCGCAGCGTGCGCCGCATCGTCAATAAATATGTAGAGCAGGCAAGTGAATTATTGAAAGTAAGTCCACATACGTTTCGTCATACGTTCGCTACCCATTTGTTAGAAAACGGGGCTGATCTACGGAGCGTACAAGAAATGCTTGGGCATGCCAGCATTTCATCGACGCAAGTTTATACGCACGTGACGAGAGAGAGAATGCGAATGGTATACAACCAAGCTCATCCACGGGCGTAA
- the hslU gene encoding ATP-dependent protease ATPase subunit HslU has translation MKNPESLTPKQIVEQLDYFIVGQKQAKRSVAVALRNRYRRSKLADEIRDEVVPKNILMIGPTGVGKTELARRLAKLTGAPFIKVEATKFTEVGYVGRDVESMVRDLVETAIRIVKAEKTEDVQDRAEAMANERIVHILVPGKRDNKSYKNPLEMLFGNQNGYQSQTSDPEDLSLSQQRRQVAHQLAMGQLEDTVIEIEVEDAAPPMFDMFSGSGMDQMGINMQEMLGNLLPKKMKKRKLPIREARKALTMQEAQKLIDMDEVIQESVERAEQSGIIFIDEIDKIAGKESSSAQVSREGVQRDILPIVEGSTVMTKYGPVKTDYVLFVAAGAFHMAKPSDLIPELQGRFPIRVELDSLKVEDFIQILTEPKNALTKQYVALLETEGIKVEFSDDAIKEIAKLAAEVNQNTDNIGARRLHTILEKLLEDLSFEASDITLEKITITPEYVREKLNNIVEDRDLSRYIL, from the coding sequence TTGAAAAATCCTGAAAGTTTAACACCCAAACAAATTGTTGAACAATTGGATTACTTTATCGTCGGACAAAAGCAGGCGAAGCGCTCAGTAGCCGTTGCTTTGCGCAATCGTTACCGCCGCAGCAAGCTTGCAGATGAGATTCGTGACGAAGTTGTGCCAAAGAACATCCTCATGATTGGACCGACAGGTGTAGGAAAGACTGAGCTTGCAAGACGTCTGGCAAAGCTGACAGGTGCACCGTTTATCAAAGTGGAAGCAACAAAGTTCACTGAAGTCGGATATGTCGGCCGGGACGTTGAATCAATGGTACGTGATTTGGTAGAGACAGCAATACGCATCGTCAAAGCGGAGAAGACCGAAGACGTGCAGGATCGAGCAGAAGCGATGGCCAACGAACGCATTGTCCATATCCTCGTTCCAGGCAAACGTGATAACAAGTCGTATAAAAACCCCCTAGAGATGCTGTTTGGCAACCAGAACGGATACCAGTCTCAGACAAGCGACCCAGAAGACCTTTCTCTCTCGCAGCAGCGCCGCCAGGTAGCGCATCAATTAGCCATGGGGCAGCTTGAAGATACTGTGATCGAGATTGAAGTAGAAGATGCTGCGCCGCCGATGTTTGACATGTTTTCCGGTTCAGGCATGGATCAAATGGGTATTAATATGCAAGAGATGCTTGGTAATCTTTTGCCTAAAAAAATGAAGAAACGCAAACTTCCTATTCGTGAAGCCCGCAAGGCTTTGACAATGCAGGAAGCGCAGAAGCTTATTGACATGGATGAAGTGATTCAGGAGTCTGTTGAGCGTGCGGAACAAAGCGGTATTATTTTTATTGATGAGATTGATAAGATCGCTGGTAAAGAGTCCAGTTCCGCGCAAGTATCGCGTGAAGGTGTGCAGCGCGATATTTTGCCGATCGTTGAAGGTTCTACAGTAATGACTAAATATGGTCCGGTAAAAACCGATTACGTTCTGTTTGTTGCTGCTGGAGCATTTCATATGGCAAAGCCGTCCGACTTAATCCCGGAGTTGCAAGGCCGCTTTCCAATCCGTGTGGAACTTGATAGTTTGAAGGTGGAAGACTTCATTCAGATCTTAACCGAACCAAAAAATGCTTTAACCAAACAATATGTCGCCTTATTGGAGACTGAAGGAATAAAAGTTGAATTTTCTGACGATGCTATTAAAGAGATTGCTAAACTTGCAGCCGAGGTGAACCAGAATACGGACAATATCGGTGCCAGGCGATTACATACCATTCTTGAGAAGCTTCTTGAAGATTTATCATTTGAAGCATCCGATATTACACTTGAGAAGATTACCATCACCCCGGAATATGTGAGAGAGAAACTAAACAACATTGTAGAAGACAGAGATTTGAGTCGTTATATTTTGTAA
- the fliF gene encoding flagellar basal-body MS-ring/collar protein FliF yields the protein MNERLQQWRAKLTEFSNRFSKKQKMMIGAIAAFLIISATLAIYIASRPNYVPLFSGNLTEVDVAQIKTELDGMGYTAYKLEGSNILVPEKDKYNLAADLTAKGVPKGEGVRLDIFSQNIGMGMTDRQFDVVERDAMQTQLSDLLKTVDGVRNAKVILTMPEESVFVQENAQKATASIVVDVDPGKQLAQPQINALYNLVSKSVPNLPKENVVIMNQYSEMLDPTEDEGNAYALNQYEEQRKIKKDIENDIQKNLQNMLGTILGRDKVFVYPYVKLNFDKTQRESQLVEPVDKENNEGIIISAEKIQQTYTGKGAPAGGTAGTGETQIPGYPGAASGSDSEYEKIEDRVNREVNRIKENIVGQPYKIEDITINVGVEPPTANNPASLTEEVQNDIKQVIGNVVRASLSSQGTEFTQEQIDQRVKVFAQAFNGKQEVVKEGTNWTLIIVSSVIGLLLIAAIVTFIIVRKRRQEQAQVAAQESAQSVPFEIPELKYAEEGEEAIVRKQLEKLAGEKPEEFVNLLRTWLADE from the coding sequence ATGAACGAAAGATTGCAGCAGTGGCGGGCGAAGCTTACAGAGTTTTCGAATCGCTTCTCAAAAAAGCAAAAAATGATGATTGGTGCGATCGCAGCTTTTCTTATAATATCTGCGACGCTAGCAATTTATATAGCCTCCAGACCGAACTATGTTCCACTGTTTAGCGGGAATTTGACCGAAGTGGATGTAGCCCAGATCAAGACAGAACTGGATGGAATGGGGTATACAGCATATAAGCTTGAGGGCAGTAACATACTTGTTCCGGAGAAGGATAAGTACAACCTTGCCGCTGATTTAACAGCGAAGGGCGTCCCAAAAGGGGAAGGTGTCCGACTTGATATCTTCAGCCAAAATATTGGGATGGGAATGACGGATCGCCAATTTGATGTTGTAGAGCGCGATGCAATGCAAACACAGCTCTCTGACCTGCTTAAAACAGTGGATGGAGTTCGCAATGCGAAAGTCATTTTGACGATGCCTGAAGAAAGTGTATTTGTACAAGAAAATGCACAGAAAGCGACCGCTTCAATTGTAGTGGATGTGGACCCAGGAAAACAGTTAGCACAGCCGCAGATCAACGCGCTGTATAATTTGGTTTCCAAGAGTGTTCCGAATCTACCAAAAGAAAATGTCGTCATTATGAATCAGTATAGCGAGATGCTTGATCCTACTGAAGATGAAGGCAATGCATATGCGCTGAATCAATATGAAGAGCAGCGTAAAATAAAGAAGGATATCGAAAATGATATTCAGAAAAACCTGCAGAATATGCTCGGTACAATTCTCGGTCGAGATAAAGTATTTGTCTATCCGTACGTCAAGCTAAACTTTGACAAAACCCAGCGTGAATCACAGCTTGTTGAGCCGGTGGATAAAGAAAATAATGAAGGTATCATTATTAGTGCTGAAAAAATTCAGCAGACATATACAGGCAAGGGAGCGCCTGCTGGAGGCACAGCAGGAACGGGTGAGACCCAAATTCCAGGTTACCCTGGTGCGGCAAGCGGTAGTGATAGTGAATATGAGAAGATTGAGGATCGGGTAAATCGGGAAGTCAATCGGATCAAAGAGAACATTGTCGGACAACCGTATAAGATTGAAGATATTACCATCAACGTCGGTGTAGAACCGCCGACAGCAAATAATCCAGCAAGTCTCACAGAGGAAGTTCAAAATGATATTAAACAGGTTATCGGAAATGTAGTGCGGGCATCGCTTTCTTCACAGGGAACGGAATTTACGCAGGAGCAGATTGATCAGCGTGTGAAGGTATTTGCTCAAGCGTTTAACGGTAAGCAAGAAGTGGTAAAAGAAGGAACAAATTGGACCCTGATTATTGTCTCAAGCGTTATCGGCCTTCTGCTTATTGCTGCGATCGTTACATTTATTATCGTTCGCAAACGAAGACAGGAGCAAGCACAGGTTGCTGCTCAAGAGTCAGCACAATCTGTACCGTTTGAAATTCCTGAGCTGAAGTATGCAGAAGAAGGAGAAGAGGCGATTGTGCGCAAGCAGCTAGAAAAGCTGGCAGGTGAGAAGCCGGAGGAGTTTGTCAATCTGCTGCGTACATGGCTAGCAGACGAATAG
- the trmFO gene encoding FADH(2)-oxidizing methylenetetrahydrofolate--tRNA-(uracil(54)-C(5))-methyltransferase TrmFO, with protein sequence MEKVKVIGAGLAGSEAAWQIVEQGVDVILYEMRPVRSTPAHHTDKFAELVCSNSLRANALTNAVGILKEEMRQLSSVIIQAADNCAVPAGGALAVDRHEFAGAVTERIRNHPRIEVRNEEITEIPDGIVVIATGPLTSPDLSKRLQELTGEGYLYFYDAAAPILEKESIDMEKVFLASRYDKGEAAYLNCPMNEEEFNAFYDALITAEEVPLKEFEKQVFFEGCMPIEVMAKRGKQTMLFGPMKPVGLTDPRTGKQPFAVVQLRQDNSAGTLYNIVGFQTHLKWPEQKRVFGMIPGLENAEIVRYGVIHRNTFINSPRLLQPTYQYKDRNTLFFAGQMTGVEGYVESAASGLTAGVNAGRLARGLEPVVFPGETAMGSMAHYITTANPDNFQPMNANFGLFPPLEKKVRNKKERYEQYAQRALDKIQNFSRNLHNLSCS encoded by the coding sequence ATGGAAAAAGTAAAAGTCATCGGTGCTGGTCTAGCGGGCAGCGAAGCGGCCTGGCAGATTGTAGAGCAAGGGGTAGACGTCATATTATATGAGATGCGCCCTGTGCGCAGTACCCCGGCTCACCATACGGATAAATTCGCGGAGCTTGTATGCAGTAATTCGCTGCGTGCTAATGCGCTGACGAATGCGGTAGGTATTCTTAAGGAAGAGATGAGGCAGTTATCCTCTGTAATTATACAGGCGGCAGACAATTGCGCGGTACCTGCAGGTGGTGCGCTCGCGGTAGACCGGCATGAGTTCGCAGGAGCCGTAACCGAGCGTATCCGCAATCATCCGCGCATCGAGGTGCGCAATGAAGAAATTACAGAGATTCCCGATGGGATTGTCGTTATTGCAACCGGACCGCTAACGTCGCCTGACTTATCAAAGCGGCTGCAGGAGCTTACCGGTGAAGGCTACTTATACTTCTATGACGCTGCGGCTCCAATCCTTGAGAAAGAGTCGATCGACATGGAGAAGGTGTTTCTTGCTTCACGCTATGATAAAGGGGAAGCGGCATACTTAAATTGTCCGATGAATGAAGAAGAGTTCAACGCCTTCTATGATGCGCTGATTACAGCAGAAGAGGTGCCGCTCAAGGAGTTTGAAAAGCAGGTATTTTTTGAGGGCTGCATGCCGATTGAGGTAATGGCTAAGCGAGGAAAGCAGACGATGCTGTTTGGCCCAATGAAACCTGTAGGGCTTACCGACCCCCGTACGGGCAAGCAGCCGTTCGCCGTTGTGCAGCTGCGTCAGGATAATAGCGCAGGAACGCTTTATAATATCGTAGGTTTCCAAACTCATTTGAAGTGGCCGGAGCAAAAACGAGTATTTGGCATGATTCCGGGACTTGAGAACGCCGAAATCGTACGCTACGGTGTCATCCACCGCAACACGTTCATCAATTCGCCGCGCCTTCTTCAACCGACATATCAATACAAGGATCGGAATACGTTGTTTTTTGCCGGTCAAATGACTGGAGTAGAGGGCTATGTAGAATCAGCCGCTTCTGGGCTTACAGCTGGTGTTAATGCAGGCAGGCTCGCTCGCGGACTCGAACCGGTTGTATTTCCTGGAGAGACAGCAATGGGAAGTATGGCACATTATATTACTACAGCTAACCCGGATAATTTCCAACCAATGAACGCGAATTTTGGTCTTTTTCCGCCGCTTGAGAAGAAAGTACGGAATAAAAAAGAGCGCTATGAACAGTACGCCCAGCGTGCACTGGATAAAATTCAGAATTTTTCCCGAAACCTTCACAATTTAAGTTGCAGCTAA